CACCATGGCGCGCACGAACTCGGCGAGCTGCTGGGGCGCGTCCAGGGCGGCCTCGTTCGCGAGGCGGAGCCGGCCGTGGAAGGCGGGGTCCTCGAAGTGGCGCAGTCCCTCCAGCGCCACCACCTTCGCGAAGAGGGTGCGCTCGACCTCGATGGTGACGCGCCAGCGAATCAGCCCGGCGAGGTACTCGGTGACGTTGAGCACCGCCATGGAGCCCCCGGCGACGGCGGCGGCGCCCACCGCGAGCGTGAGCGCCCGCTGCGTGTCGGCGAGCGCACCGCGGCTCAGCTCGTCCAGCAACTCCTTGGTGAGCCAGCCGCCCACGGCCGCCACGGAGCCCGTGCACAGCGTGAGCGCGAACGCGAAGGCCGACGCCAGCGGTGCCGAGCGCCACTGGAGCACCACGGCCGCGCGCACCGTGCGCAGCACCTCACGCACGAGCCTCCGCGCGTTCCGCGGCCCGGTCATGGCAGGACTTCGTGCAGGAAGTGTCCCGCGGCGGCGACCACGCCTTTATCGACGAGCACGAGGGTAGGGTACCCGGCCTGCTTGATCGCCCGCGTGATGGAGTCCCCATCGCTCAGGTACGCCACCCGGGCCACCTGCTTCAGCGACGCCCCGAGCGAGACCACGTCCGGGTCCTCGGGCCCGCCCTCGATGAAGGCCAGGAGCGGCATCCCAGGCGGCGAGGCGATGAGCTTCTCGCGCACCGAGGAGCAGGGCCGACAGCCAGGGGTGAAGAAGCCGATCAGGGTCTGCCCGTCCGCGAGGGCGGCATCCGTGACGGACTCGCCCTCCACCGTGGTCGCCTCGAAGCGGCCCACCTTGTCACCCTCCAGCGGCAGGGCAGGGTCCCGGGTAGGAACCTGGTTGGCCACCGTCTCCTGGAGTTTGCGCAGCCGGCCGATGAGCGCGAGCGTCAGCAAGAGGTTGAGCACCACCAGCACGGCGAGGATGGCGCCACCCACGACAAGAATCTCAACCATCGTCTTCCTCAGTTCCTTCGGGCTCGCGAAGACGCGGCCACGGGCTCCGGTCCGCGGATCAGGAACACCAGGTCATCCCAACGCGTGACGAAGACTCCGCCCAGCACCCCGGCGGTCCCCGCGATGGCCCCCATCGCCACCGGCACGGGCGCGCCAGAGGCCGCCGCGTGGCTCACGGCCCCAACGACAGTGACAGCCAGCAGCAGGCCGTTGCGCACGAGGTGCGCCGCGCCCACGGGGGTGTTGCTTGCGCCAAAGCACCGGCAGGCGACCTTCGCGCCCCGGCGCAACACCCATGCAATGCCAAGCGTGAAGCCCCCCAGGAGCGCCAGCGCCAGCGCATAACCCACAGCCACGTTCAGGAGCAGCAGGAGCGCGGAGGCGGCCTCCGCGAGAATCAAGGTGGCTGCGAGCGGCGCGCCCGCCAGGGAGGGCGGCAGGCCGAAGTTCACGAGCGTCTGGATGAAGTCTTCGAAGGGCTTGCGTCCGCGCGCCTTGCCAAAGGCGGCGAGCACGAACACCAGGGCCAGCATCAGGCGACAACCGAGATTGACCGCGCTCAACGGAGAGCCTCACTGAGACGACGGCTGGACGCCGAGGTGGCGCGTCCAGCCGTGGTCATCAAGCAGAAGTCACTTGCAGCCGACCGACGCGACGCAGATGCCGTAACAGTTGTGGACCTTGCGCTTGGTGGTGCAGCACTCTCCGTTGGAGGGCACGCAGGCGCCAGCGGGAACCTCGGACAGGAACATCTTCAGAAAGCGGTCGCTCAGCGCCTTGAGGATCTTCATGGTGTGGTCCTTTCGGTATGCGTTGAGAGGGGGGTGAACAACATCCACTCAGCGCAACGCGAACGTTACACCTCAAAGGTTATCTGGCGAAAGAGTGATTTCGCGGAATCTAAGTATTTAGAGATTAACGCAGCGCACCTTGCCAGGGACGGCTGGACGCCGTGCGGCACGTCCAGCCGGGGTCATGACGCAGGAATCAGCAGACAGGCGACCGGGTGCAGACGCCATAGCAGTTGTGGCTCATGCGCCGGGCGTTGCAGCACTCGCCATGGTTGATGACGCACGCACCTGCGGGAACCTCGGACAGGAACAGCTTCAGGAAGCGGTCGCTCATCGCCTTGAGGATCTTCACGGTGGGTCCTTTCGGTATGCGTTGAGAGGGTTTCTCGACGCGATGCGAACGTTACATTCCAAAGGTTATGCGGCGAAAGCCAGCTTTCATGGAATAACAGCACTCAATGAATAACGCGCCGCGCCTTTCCCGGGTGCTCCTCGATGAAGGGGAAAGGCTTTCATCGGAGAGCCCGGATTCGTAGCAGGAAAGATAGAGGCAAGGGATGTCGGGTTGGACCGCCGTGGCGCTGGGGTGACTCAGGCGCGAAGAGTAGAAGCTCCCGCTAGAGTCCTGCGCTCCTCTCCTGAGTCAGGCACCCGTCCGGCGTGGACGCGGATTGCCGTTCAGGAAGGCTCATCCAGTTGCACACGGGGGAGAAGTCCATGAGACAAGTGAGTCGAAGAGGGCTGGCGTGTCTGGCGTTGAGTCTGGTGCTGGCGTTGGCCGGCTGCGGTGGGGCGCAGCAATCCGAGGAGGCGGAAGGCAGCGCGCAAGCGGTGGTGACGCTGCCGCAGGCCCTCAGTGCCAGCGACGTGGCGCGGGTGGAGCTCACGGTGAGCGGCACCGGCATGACGACGCGCACCGACGCGCTGGTGAAGACGGGAGGGCAGTGGAGTGGGGTGTTGGGGCAGTTGCCCGCGGGCACCGGCCGTACCTTCAGTGCCCAGGCCTTCGATGCCTCCAATGCTGTGCGCTACGCAGGCCAGGTAACGCCCGTCACCATCCAGGCCGGCCAGACGACGGCGGTGACGCTGCTGCTTCAGGAGGTGAATGCGCCTGCGCCCTTCGACAATGCGGCCCCGCGGATCCTCTCGCTGGTGGCCAGCCCCGGCACCGTCGCGCCGGGTGGCCAGGTGGCCCTTCAGGCCACCGCGGAGGACCCCAACGTGGGCGACGTGCTGACCTACGCCTGGACGGCGGCCTCGGGCAGC
This DNA window, taken from Corallococcus coralloides DSM 2259, encodes the following:
- a CDS encoding TlpA family protein disulfide reductase; this translates as MVEILVVGGAILAVLVVLNLLLTLALIGRLRKLQETVANQVPTRDPALPLEGDKVGRFEATTVEGESVTDAALADGQTLIGFFTPGCRPCSSVREKLIASPPGMPLLAFIEGGPEDPDVVSLGASLKQVARVAYLSDGDSITRAIKQAGYPTLVLVDKGVVAAAGHFLHEVLP
- a CDS encoding MauE/DoxX family redox-associated membrane protein, whose product is MSAVNLGCRLMLALVFVLAAFGKARGRKPFEDFIQTLVNFGLPPSLAGAPLAATLILAEAASALLLLLNVAVGYALALALLGGFTLGIAWVLRRGAKVACRCFGASNTPVGAAHLVRNGLLLAVTVVGAVSHAAASGAPVPVAMGAIAGTAGVLGGVFVTRWDDLVFLIRGPEPVAASSRARRN